One Actinomyces marmotae DNA window includes the following coding sequences:
- a CDS encoding DNA-directed RNA polymerase II, with the protein MGRPRLGSAVALAVMLSLGAAAAVGATTAPPAAAADFIGGESTTGTASTVSPSTIASGGSLSYTLSGFPPGAIVQILIDDGAVGPEQSPAASTGSPSGGAVAQFTVQPDGTYSGAFELPAYVPPGTHWLRFRVIGGPDVPTSTVRTADYTNKSPYFTVGAVTVIGGEAPTAPAASASPGESHSPGATSSPTGAPGTTAPAIAEPSSDPGDPGDTSPVEVKEDSFPVVGACVLGLSVLLVILAATVGTNRWILARQRRRNDSAIPEY; encoded by the coding sequence ATGGGAAGGCCTCGCCTGGGGAGCGCCGTCGCACTGGCGGTGATGCTCTCCCTGGGCGCGGCCGCGGCCGTGGGCGCCACCACCGCCCCTCCGGCGGCTGCCGCGGACTTCATCGGCGGAGAATCAACCACAGGCACGGCATCGACCGTCAGCCCCTCGACGATCGCCTCGGGCGGTTCGCTGAGTTACACCCTCTCCGGATTCCCACCCGGGGCCATCGTGCAGATACTCATCGACGACGGCGCCGTCGGGCCCGAGCAGAGCCCCGCCGCGAGCACCGGCTCGCCGTCGGGAGGCGCGGTCGCCCAGTTCACCGTCCAGCCAGACGGCACGTACTCCGGCGCCTTCGAGCTCCCCGCCTACGTCCCGCCGGGCACCCACTGGCTGCGGTTCCGCGTCATCGGCGGCCCGGACGTGCCGACCTCCACGGTCCGCACCGCGGACTACACCAACAAGAGCCCGTACTTCACGGTCGGCGCCGTCACCGTGATCGGCGGTGAGGCCCCCACCGCGCCGGCGGCGTCCGCCTCACCAGGAGAGTCCCACAGCCCCGGGGCCACGAGCAGCCCCACCGGGGCCCCCGGGACGACCGCGCCAGCCATCGCCGAGCCGAGCAGCGACCCCGGCGACCCCGGCGACACCTCGCCGGTCGAGGTCAAGGAGGATTCCTTCCCCGTGGTGGGGGCCTGCGTCCTGGGCCTGTCCGTCCTCCTGGTCATCCTCGCCGCCACCGTGGGGACCAACCGCTGGATCCTGGCCAGGCAGCGCCGTCGCAACGACTCCGCCATCCCTGAGTACTGA